From the Carassius carassius chromosome 45, fCarCar2.1, whole genome shotgun sequence genome, one window contains:
- the mrpl49 gene encoding mitochondrial ribosomal protein L49, whose protein sequence is MSASVRSMSLTVCRAARVAYRVFNPATRSLNTGACLRTERTSAEGSRGFVESTEEFRFVERLVPPSRIPAPPKHEGPAPSGWTPPSATPPSLPYMIRRSRMHNVPVYSDIKHGNQHSTLLRKIEGDIWALNKDVKEFLLGLTGKEPPTQVNEVTGTIRIKGQFDKELKDWLLKKGF, encoded by the exons ATGTCCGCCTCCGTCAGAAGCATGTCTTTGACAGTCTGCCGAGCTGCGAGGGTTGCTTACAGAGTTTTTAATCCAGCCACACGTTCACTGAATACTGGAGCTTGTTTAAGA ACAGAAAGAACCTCTGCTGAAGGATCAAGGGGCTTCGTTGAATCCACAGAGGAGTTCAGGTTCGTGGAGAGACTGGTTCCTCCTTCACGCATCCCAGCTCCTCCTAAACATGAAGGCCCTGCTCCGTCAGGATGGACCCCACCATCAG cTACGCCACCTTCACTGCCTTACATGATCCGTCGCTCCAGAATGCACAATGTGCCAGTGTACTCGGACATCAAACATGGTAACCAGCACAGCACTCTGCTCAGAAAGATTGAGGGAGACATCTGG GCACTGAATAAGGATGTTAAGGAATTCCTGCTGGGGCTTACAGGCAAAGAGCCTCCAACACAAGTCAATGAAGTAACCGGGACCATCAGGATTAAAGGGCAGTTTGATAAAGAACTGAAGGACTGGCTATTGAAGAAGGggttttaa
- the znhit2 gene encoding zinc finger HIT domain-containing protein 2, with product MDPVVRRKIPACVRSLITDITPRTEKHLSDWPETDSESITTKDGIALPQRGTSEALLTPADGTAASSHKPCGLCLSKPSCYTCPRCNVPYCCLACYRSQSHSSCSEEFYKESVLQELKSQGVSDEEGKSKMQEILLRLRQSAESEGGMENLLRNLGEDETSVTEKDAHALELLSRLAEIQSSGDETSHEGQEILAELREMEDGSDEEETDLAEKLAGLDIDSLSEEELWRLLSAQEKKKFERLVKEGGIGGVVVLWSPWWERHEKDTKALIKELQSENDKKMHNVNDKKHRKIKKVSSNKIKSDKSLKSFIPPISAKIPPLHTLSSNPSPLVQYNLINALYGYTFSLCLYNGDISEMLCEFCQVVLSISEVLGDGRVFNSVSEALDAGMRAVSAAGYFDREDPLAPLRAVEAVAHILTGESREDAVGYSLSALSQLLTALSKAKASVPKEDEQMRRVYFQAGKKCKFFQSWLKENPKVLRSLAGCVWMDYERRETERMRLEGEKKCLEKGREKSKGALIEEIE from the coding sequence ATGGATCCTGTTGTTAGACGTAAAATCCCTGCGTGCGTTCGTTCATTAATCACTGATATTACACCGAGGACGGAGAAACACCTCAGTGACTGGCCTGAAACAGACTCGGAATCAATCACCACCAAAGATGGGATCGCGCTCCCCCAAAGAGGGACTTCCGAAGCTCTCCTGACACCTGCTGATGGGACAGCTGCATCATCACATAAACCATGTGGGCTCTGCTTATCCAAACCGTCCTGTTACACTTGCCCGAGGTGTAACGTCCCATATTGCTGCCTGGCTTGTTACAGGAGTCAGAGTCACTCTTCATGCTCCGAGGAGTTTTATAAAGAGTCTGTGCTGCAGGAACTGAAATCCCAAGGCGTCTCAGATGAGGAGGGGAAAAGCAAGATGCAGGAAATTCTGCTCCGGCTCAGACAGAGCGCTGAGAGCGAGGGAGGAATGGAGAACTTGTTAAGAAACCTGGGAGAAGATGAAACTAGTGTGACCGAAAAAGATGCCCATGCTTTGGAGCTGCTTTCTCGGTTAGCAGAGATTCAGTCAAGTGGGGATGAAACCAGTCATGAGGGACAAGAAATACTTGCAGAACTCAGAGAAATGGAAGACGGGAGTGATGAAGAGGAAACTGATTTGGCTGAAAAGTTAGCAGGCCTTGATATTGACTCTCTATCAGAGGAAGAGCTCTGGAGGTTGTTGTCAGCCCAGGAAAAGAAGAAATTTGAGAGACTGGTGAAAGAAGGTGGCATTGGTGGAGTGGTTGTCCTGTGGAGCCCCTGGTGGGAACGGCATGAGAAAGATACTAAAGCACTTATCAAGGAACTTCAGTCTGAGAATGATAAAAAAATGCACAATGTGAAtgataaaaaacacagaaaaattaagaaagtcagtagcaataaaataaaatcagacaaATCACTAAAAAGCTTCATCCCTCCAATAAGTGCCAAAATCCCTCCTCTTCACACACTATCTTCAAACCCATCTCCTCTAGTGCAGTACAACCTGATCAACGCTCTTTATGGATACACCTTTTCACTGTGTCTCTACAATGGAGATATCTCAGAGATGTTGTGCGAGTTCTGTCAGGTGGTGCTCTCCATCTCAGAGGTTTTGGGTGACGGACGGGTCTTCAACTCAGTCTCCGAGGCTCTCGACGCTGGAATGAGAGCTGTATCTGCAGCAGGATACTTTGATCGTGAGGACCCTTTAGCTCCACTTCGAGCTGTGGAAGCGGTGGCTCATATTCTGACTGGAGAGAGCAGAGAGGATGCTGTGGGATATTCTCTGTCCGCTCTGTCCCAGCTGCTCACAGCTTTGAGCAAGGCAAAGGCTTCTGTTCCTAAAGAAGATGAGCAGATGAGGCGGGTGTATTTTCAAGCTGGAAAGAAGTGCAAGTTTTTTCAGTCTTGGTTGAAAGAGAATCCCAAAGTTTTGAGGAGTCTTGCAGGATGTGTGTGGATGGACTATGAGAGAAGGGAGACGGAGAGGATGAGATTAGAAGGAGAGAAGAAATGTTTGGAAAAGGGACGGGAAAAAAGTAAAGGAGCTTTGATAGAAGAAATTGAGTGA
- the frmd8 gene encoding FERM domain-containing protein 8, protein MEGDDGDFLPDSSEHSQSQRGSVASSVTRAQDLLVYLASDSAVHLTLEGLGCMNAQELGRNVREALNIPSTAVDVFAFWFCSPLLDLQLKPKHLPYKLCRQWQDLLYRFTDAPQEDISQDEPCLLYKRNVFYPKSKELQIEDERVLRLLYEEAKMNILEGRYPCDPEHWLRLGALSCAIELGTGLDDQALTVAIREKKLSSFLPAHAALGGGGFLSTLRGRGGRNAEMEQNLIKEYHSVCSSAATGSSLEHIALLHQYLRSCHTLPYYGCAFFLGEIDKPAQGLLHRGGRKAVSVGISLEGVYVMDVKEKHVLLGLKFSELSWDHSYPETEGDSHILWLEFDGEEAGMPVNKLLKIYSKKAELMSGLIEFCVELRSVGESAAAGTDGEVTPSPEPTGLETNEKTRERRQGKMHRQSSVVCNRVHSLNTISYVDDGKEIKRLKPKRAASFFTRPAQPPTYSAVQVTESLEQG, encoded by the exons ATGGAGGGAGATGATGGCGACTTCCTCCCTGATTCATCAGAGCACTCTCAGTCCCAGCGAGGAAGTGTGGCTTCTTCAGTCACCAGAG CTCAGGATTTGTTGGTGTACTTGGCGAGCGACAGTGCAGTGCACTTGACTTTGGAGGGTCTCGGCTGTATGAATGCACAGGAGCTCGGCCGCAATGTCCGAGAAGCCCTCAACATTCCTAGCACTGCCGTAGATGTGTTCGCTTTCTGGTTCTGCTCTCCTTTGCTTG ACCTGCAGTTGAAGCCGAAACATTTGCCCTACAAGCTGTGTCGTCAGTGGCAGGACCTGCTGTATCGCTTTACCGACGCCCCCCAAGAAGACATTTCTCAAG ATGAGCCATGTCTTCTgtacaaaagaaatgttttttatccCAAGTCAAAAGAACttcag ATTGAAGATGAAAGAGTTTTGAGGCTACTTTATGAAGAGGCCAAGATGAATATCTTAGAGGGTCGTTACCCCTGTGACCCAGAACACTGGCTGAGATTGGGAGCTTTGTCCTGTGCCATTGAGCTGGGGACTGGACTTGATGACCAGGCTCTAACAGTGGCTATCAG GGAGAAGAAGCTGTCATCATTCCTACCGGCCCACGCTGCATTAGGAGGAGGAGGTTTTCTGTCCACACTGAGGGGGAGAGGCGGGAGGAATGCAGAGATGGAGCAAAATCTTATAAAGGAGTATCATTCAGTCTGCTCCTCTGCTGCCACTGGCTCTAGTCTGGAGCACATTGCTCTGCTGCACCAATACCTCAGGAGCTGCCACACCCTGCCTTACTACGG atGTGCTTTTTTCCTGGGTGAGATAGACAAGCCAGCCCAGGGTCTTCTTCACAGAGGTGGCCGTAAGGCAGTGAGTGTGGGCATCAGTCTGGAAGGAGTGTATGTCATGGATGTGAAAGAGAAGCACGTCCTCCTTGGTCTCAAGTTCAGTGAGCTTTCCTGGGATCACAGCTATCCAGAGACAGAGGGAGACTCTCATATACTCTGGTTGGAGTTTGATGGGGAGGAGGCTGGCATGCCTGTCAACAAGTTATTAAAGATTTATTCAAAAAAG GCTGAACTAATGAGTGGTCTTATTGAGTTTTGTGTGGAGTTGCGCTCTGTTGGCGAGTCAGCAGCCGCTGGTACTGACGGTGAGGTCACACCTTCCCCAGAGCCTACGGGTCTGGAAACCAATGAGAAAACCCGAGAGCGACGGCAGGGGAAAATGCATAGGCAAAGCAGCGTGGTCTGTAACCGAGTCCATTCACTCAACACCATAAGCTACGTTGATGATG GTAAAGAGATTAAACGTCTGAAGCCCAAAAGAGCTGCTTCTTTCTTCACGCGACCGGCTCAGCCCCCCACTTACTCTGCGGTTCAGGTGACTGAAAGTTTGGAGCAAGGGTGA
- the LOC132127210 gene encoding ras-related protein Rab-1A-like: MNPEYDYLFKLLLIGDSGVGKSCILLRFADDTYTESFISTIGVDFKIRTIELDGKTIKLQIWDTAGQERFRTITSSYYRGAHGIIVVYDVTDQESYNNVKQWLKEIDRYASENVNKLLVGNKCDLTTKKVVDYTTAKEFADSLGIPFLETSAKNATNVEQAFMTMAEEIKKRMRPGTSGGSEKPDLKIESTPVQQSGSGCC; the protein is encoded by the exons ATGAACCCTGAATA TGACTACTTATTCAAGCTTCTTCTGATTGGAGATTCTGGAGTTGGAAAATCTTGCATTCTATTGCGTTTTgca GACGACACCTACACAGAGAGTTTCATCAGCACGATCGGAGTGGATTTCAAGATCCGAACTATTGAGTTGGATGGAAAAACTATTAAACTGCAGATA TGGGACACCGCTGGACAGGAGCGATTCCGCACGATTACATCTAGCTACTACAGAGGAGCTCATGGGATTATTGTTGTGTACGATGTCACCGATCAG gaGTCCTACAACAATGTGAAACAGTGGCTGAAAGAAATCGATCGCTATGCAAGTGAGAATGTCAACAAACTACTTGTAGGAAATAAGTGTGACCTCACTACAAAAAAAGTTGTGGACTACACTACAGCAAAG gAGTTTGCAGACTCTCTTGGCATCCCTTTCCTTGAGACGAGTGCCAAAAATGCCACAAACGTGGAGCAGGCCTTCATGACCATGGCAGAGGAGATAAAGAAGCGCATGAGACCAGGGACTTCAGGGGGTTCAGAAAAACCTGATCTTAAAATTGAAAGCACCCCGGTGCAACAGTCAGGCAGTGGGTGCTGTTAG
- the dmac1 gene encoding distal membrane-arm assembly complex protein 1 has product MSNPEQPSPVAPHATVTPLFGGCWSCRLLSGGALLVSGGYVGMHARRAVRHGGPASMGTVLQMMFAAGLAAWGIVVIFDPVGKTTRTA; this is encoded by the exons ATGTCAAACCCGGAGCAGCCGAGTCCGGTCGCACCGCACGCGACGGTGACGCCGCTGTTTGGGGGCTGCTGGAGTTGTCGACTTCTCTCGGGAGGTGCGCTGCTGGTTTCAGGGGGGTACGTGGGCATGCACGCGCGGAGAGCCGTACGTCACGGCGGACCCGCGTCTATGGGCACCGTGCTTCAGATGATGTTTGCTGCAG GTTTGGCAGCCTGGGGCATCGTGGTGATCTTTGATCCAGTGGGGAAGACGACAAGAACAGCATAG
- the vps51 gene encoding vacuolar protein sorting-associated protein 51 homolog — MSSATTPPDSDPTRRRRAHSMLKHYYGLNEEGEVTEQAETLDPCDINGPHFDPEVYLNKLRMECSLGELMDHESCMVKQIRSLDSDMQTLVYENYNKFISATDTIRKMKNDFKKMEDEMDCLSANMAAITEFSAHISGTLQDQHAQITKLSGVHTLLRKLQFLFELPARLNKCLELQAYAQAVSAHRRARCVLQQYSHMPSFRGIQDDCHVIMEKLAQQLRQKFRDGGSSAKDLSECVELLLQLDEPAEELCDKFLSHAQSRLEADLQGLEAELKDSPVTDTGRGLVQKTNAGSNPVSPSSSSTTNPFLSPTAGTDILEFIDQGCNEFVSSLCLVIASYQELFINRPQEGELASKNIPEMANGKLHVFVDTLAARYFSLVERRIQEEKGVSDNSLLVRALDRFHRRLQAISKLLPGSAVPSQGTEIVVRAARERIKQYLSALQTFYHDSLTDVRQALAAPRLSVGGASASGGGATCKDATPSLPELLTSLSNFILNQLKSVLASVHLFTAKDITFSNKPYFKGEFCSQGVREGLVVSFIKFICQSSRQYCESAGDRGGSTPPALLLLLSRLCLDYETSTISYILTLTDEQFLVQHHTPVTPVTALCAEAREAAQKLLNHYVKVQGLIISQMLRKSVETRDWVNTIEPRNVRAVMKRVVEDTTSIDVQVGLLYEEGVRKAHSSDSSKRTFSVYSSSRQQIRYAPSYTPSAPMDTNLLSNIHKLFSERIDIFSPVEFNKVSVLTGIIKISLKTFLECVRLRTFGRYGLQQIQVDCHYLQMYLWRFVSDENLVHFLLDEIVGSAAHRCLDPSPMEQSVIEVICERG, encoded by the exons ATGAGTTCAGCTACAACCCCACCGGACTCGGACCCGACCCGGCGACGGCGGGCTCACAGTATGCTGAAGCACTACTACGGCCTGAATGAGGAAGGAGAAGTCACAGAACAAGCCGAGACTCTGGATCCGTGTGATATCAACGGACCGCATTTCGACCCAGAGGTTTATTTAAATAAG TTGAGGATGGAGTGTTCTTTGGGTGAGCTGATGGATCATGAGAGCTGCATGGTGAAACAGATCAGATCTCTGGACAGTGACATGCAAACCCTGGTTTATGAAAACTACAATAAGTTCATCTCAGCTACAG ACACAATCAGAAAAATGAAGAATGATTTCAAAAAGATGGAAGATGAAATGGACTGTTTGTCTGCGAACATGGCTGCTATCACAGAGTTTAGTGCCCATATTAGTGGGACATTGCAGGACCAGCATGCACAGATCACTAAACTATCAG GTGTTCACACTCTCCTACGTAAGCTCCAGTTCCTGTTTGAGCTGCCAGCAAGGCTCAATAAGTGTCTGGAGCTGCAGGCCTATGCCCAGGCAGTGAGTGCCCATCGGAGGGCACGCTGTGTACTACAGCAGTATAGTCATATGCCCTCTTTCAGGGGAATCCAAGATGACTGCCATGTCATTATGGAGAAGCTCGCTCAACAGTTGCGACAGAAATTCAG GGATGGAGGTTCAAGTGCTAAAGACCTTTCTGAATGTGTTGAGCTTCTTCTGCAGTTAGACGAGCCAGCAGAAGAGCTCTGTGACAAATTCCTCAGCCATGCCCAGTCTAGGTTAGAGGCAGATCTCCAGGGACTGGAGGCGGAGCTTAAAGACTCTCCAGTTACTGATACTGGCAGAGGCTTGGTTCAAAAAACGAACGCTGGATCAAATCCTGTATCTCCTTCTAGTTCTTCCACGACCAATCCATTCCTCTCTCCTACTGCCGGAACAGACATTCTTGAATTCATAGATCAAGGGTGTAATGAGTTTGTCAGTAGTCTCTGTTTAGTCATTGCCTCCTATCAAGAATTGTTTATCAACCGTCCACAGGAGGGTGAATTAGCTTCAAAGAACATCCCAGAGATGGCTAATGGCAAGCTGCATGTGTTTGTGGACACTCTGGCTGCTAGATACTTCTCTCTAGTGGAGAGGAGGATACAGGAAGAGAAGGGAGTGAGTGATAACTCTCTGTTAGTGAGAGCCCTGGATCGCTTCCATCGCAGATTACAGGCCATATCCAAATTACTTCCTGGGTCGGCAGTGCCCAGTCAAGGAACGGAGATAGTGGTGCGGGCAGCAAGAGAGAGAATCAAACAGTACCTGTCTGCCTTACAAACCTTCTACCATGACAGCCTTACTGATGTAAGACAGGCTTTGGCTGCACCCCGTCTATCAGTGGGAGGAGCTAGTGCATCAGGAGGCGGGGCTACATGTAAAGATGCCACACCCAGTCTGCCAGAACTGCTGACGTCCTTATCAAACTTTATTCTGAATCAGTTGAAGTCTGTATTAGCATCAGTGCATCTCTTCACAGCAAAGGACATCACATTCTCCAACAAGCCCTATTTCAAG GGTGAGTTTTGCAGTCAAGGTGTACGTGAGGGCCTGGTGGTGAGCTTTATTAAGTTCATTTGCCAATCGTCTCGTCAGTACTGTGAGAGCGCAGGTGACAGAGGAGGATCCACGCCTCCTGCTCTCCTTCTGTTGCTCTCTCGTCTCTGTCTGGACTATGAGACCTCCACCATCTCCTACATCCTCACGCTCACAGATGAACAGTTTCTCGTACAG CACCACACTCCAGTCACTCCAGTTACAGCACTTTGTGCAGAGGCCAGAGAAGCTGCTCAGAAATTACTGAACCACTATGTGAAG GTTCAAGGATTAATCATTAGTCAAATGCTGAGGAAGAGCGTGGAAACGAGAGACTGGGTGAACACCATTGAACCTAGAAATGTCCGGGCTGTAATGAAGAGGGTGGTGGAAGATACCACCTCTATTGATGTCCAG GTGGGACTGCTTTATGAGGAAGGAGTAAGGAAAGCCCACAGCAGTGACTCCAGCAAACGCACCTTCTCTGTGTACAGCAGCTCAAGACAGCAGATCCGCTACGCACCTAGCTACACTCCCAG TGCTCCAATGGACACAAACTTGCTCAGTAACATTCACAAGCTATTTTCTGAGAGGATCGATATCTTTAGCCCAGTGGAGTTCAACAAG GTCTCTGTGCTAACTGGCATCATTAAGATAAGTCTGAAGACATTCCTTGAATGTGTCCGTCTCCGTACGTTTGGCAGATACGGACTGCAGCAAATCCAGGTGGACTGCCACTACTTGCAGATGTACCTGTGGCGGTTTGTGTCTGATGAGAACCTAGTGCACTTCCTGTTAGATGAGATTGTGGGTAGTGCCGCCCATCGTTGCCTGGACCCATCTCCAATGGAACAAAGTGTCATTGAGGTCATCTGTGAGAGGGGCTAG
- the tm7sf2 gene encoding LOW QUALITY PROTEIN: delta(14)-sterol reductase TM7SF2 (The sequence of the model RefSeq protein was modified relative to this genomic sequence to represent the inferred CDS: inserted 2 bases in 1 codon; substituted 2 bases at 2 genomic stop codons) codes for HALSITAVLMLVCLWLGMPLGYLLELILPLAVCAIGVSYLLSMYTLKSLQSICQCSYIVXFVGNPLYDFFMELNPRIGDFDLKYFCXLRPGLIGWVVINLGMLMKELELRDSPSLAMMLVNGFQLLYVADALWNEEAVLTTMDIVHDGFGFMLAFGDLAWVPFTYGLQAMFLVVHPQSLSALGAAGIILLIVDLXTIVTATGKRLLVSGWWGFVRHPNYLVDLLMALAWSLSCGK; via the exons CATGCCCTGAGCATTACTGCTGTCCTGATGCTAGTATGTCTTTGGCTGGGAATGCCACTCGGGTATCTGCTTGAGCTGATTTTGCCTCTGGCTGTATGTGCCATCGGTGTGTCCTACCTGCTGTCTATGTATACTTTGAAGTCTCTTCAAAGTATTTGTCAATGCAGTTACATTGT ATTTGTAGGAAATCCTCTGTATGACTTCTTCATGGAGCTCAACCCTCGGATTGGAGATTTCgatttgaaatatttctgttaACTAAGACCTGGATTAATAGGCTGG GTGGTAATAAACCTGGGCATGTTAATGAAAGAATTAGAGCTGAGAGACTCTCCATCTCTTGCCATGATGCTTGTCAATGGCTTCCAGCTCCTCTATGTGGCAGATGCTCTGTGGAATGAA GAGGCTGTGCTTACTACTATGGACATTGTGCATGATGGATTTGGGTTCATGTTGGCGTTTGGCGACCTGGCCTGGGTTCCCTTCACGTATGGTCTTCAGGCCATGTTTCTGGTTGTGCACCCACAGTCACTTAGTGCTCTTGGAGCAGCAGGGATTATTCTTCTAA TTGTAGACCTGTAAACTATTGTCACTGCAACAGGGAAGCGTCTCTTGGTTTCAGGGTGGTGGGGGTTTGTCAGGCATCCAAACTACTTGGTGGACCTTCTCATGGCTCTGGCATGGTCCCTGTCTTGTGGTAAGTGA